The following proteins come from a genomic window of Streptosporangiales bacterium:
- a CDS encoding SDR family oxidoreductase: MTTHGEPALNGRIALVVGGTGGIGAAIATAFVEARATVVVADRDDDAAASVMQAIGADGHVSVDVTDPSSVEQAVTGVLGTHGRIDILVNSAGVLTEAPLAEMTLAQWRDTIDVDLTGVFLCCRAVVPSMVEAGYGRIINIASQLGIKGGRGLTHYSAAKAGVIGLTKALALEVAERGVLVNAIAPGPVETPMVVGISEKWKAAKRAELPLGRFGVPAEIAPTAVLLASDPGGSLYVGQTLGPNAGDVMP, translated from the coding sequence ATGACGACACACGGTGAACCAGCGCTCAACGGGCGAATCGCACTCGTGGTAGGCGGCACCGGGGGGATCGGCGCCGCCATCGCGACGGCGTTTGTCGAAGCACGGGCAACGGTCGTCGTCGCGGACCGCGACGACGACGCGGCAGCGTCGGTCATGCAGGCGATCGGCGCCGACGGTCACGTGTCCGTCGACGTCACGGACCCTTCGTCGGTCGAGCAGGCCGTTACCGGGGTGCTCGGCACCCACGGACGCATCGACATCCTGGTCAACTCGGCGGGAGTGTTGACCGAGGCGCCGTTGGCCGAGATGACCCTCGCGCAATGGCGGGACACGATCGACGTCGACCTCACCGGCGTCTTCCTCTGTTGCCGCGCGGTGGTCCCGTCGATGGTTGAGGCCGGGTACGGACGGATCATCAACATCGCCTCGCAACTAGGCATCAAGGGTGGCCGTGGCCTGACTCACTACAGTGCGGCCAAGGCCGGTGTCATCGGTTTGACCAAGGCACTGGCCCTCGAGGTCGCCGAACGCGGTGTGCTGGTCAACGCCATTGCTCCCGGGCCGGTCGAGACACCGATGGTCGTGGGTATCAGCGAGAAGTGGAAGGCGGCCAAGCGGGCAGAGCTTCCTCTCGGCCGGTTCGGTGTACCGGCCGAGATCGCTCCCACCGCCGTCTTGCTGGCCAGTGACCCCGGTGGCAGCCTGTACGTCGGACAGACGTTGGGCCCCAACGCAGGGGATGTGATGCCATGA
- a CDS encoding isochorismatase family protein has protein sequence MSRAAREHGAQDTYRASGFTGAFTFGSRPAVVVVDFCLGFTNPSFQLGSEMGEVVRRTRTVLAAARKRGVPIVFTTIAYDEGAQAATAWVRKVPSLRELATGSRAVEIDPLLGRLPHEALITKTGASAFFGTPLASMLTACGVDTVLVAGATTSGCVRATVVDSVQHGFGTFVITDCIADRSTGPHEANLFDMTAKYADPLTAKEVIGHLERIFEIEV, from the coding sequence ATGAGCCGCGCTGCCAGGGAACACGGCGCCCAGGACACCTATCGCGCGTCCGGGTTCACCGGTGCCTTCACCTTCGGCTCACGGCCGGCCGTCGTGGTCGTCGACTTCTGTCTCGGCTTCACCAACCCGTCCTTCCAACTGGGTTCGGAGATGGGTGAGGTGGTGCGGCGCACCCGCACGGTGCTCGCCGCCGCCAGGAAGCGGGGCGTCCCGATCGTGTTCACCACCATCGCCTACGACGAGGGGGCACAGGCGGCGACGGCCTGGGTGCGCAAGGTGCCCTCACTGCGCGAACTGGCCACCGGCAGTCGCGCGGTCGAGATCGACCCGCTGCTCGGCCGGCTCCCGCATGAGGCGCTGATCACCAAGACCGGAGCGTCCGCCTTCTTCGGCACCCCGCTGGCGTCGATGCTGACCGCGTGCGGTGTCGACACAGTGCTCGTCGCCGGTGCCACCACCTCAGGATGCGTCCGCGCGACGGTCGTCGACTCCGTCCAGCACGGGTTCGGCACTTTCGTCATCACCGACTGCATCGCGGATCGTTCCACCGGCCCGCACGAGGCGAACCTGTTCGACATGACGGCGAAGTACGCCGATCCCCTCACGGCCAAGGAGGTAATCGGCCACCTCGAACGGATATTCGAGATCGAGGTATGA
- a CDS encoding polysaccharide deacetylase family protein, translating to MAKDIKCVFGVDIDAVGGWLGSYGGEDSPSDIQRGMFSGEVGTPRLLRLFQKYDIPATWFVPGHSIETFPDQVKMIVEAGHEIGAHGYAHENPIAMTPKQEEDVLAYSVELIEKVSGKAPRGYVPPWWEMSDITAALLLKYGFTYDHGQGFHDFVPFYARVGDKWTKIDYSKEASDWMKPLERGEVIDIVEIGANWYMDDLPPMMFIKKAPNSAGWVNPRDVEQWWRDQFDWVYREQDYGVFAFTIHPDVSGRPQVLLMLERLIEYINGHEGTSWVTMEESADDFRRRYPYPGSNGSIFMPGT from the coding sequence ATGGCAAAGGACATCAAGTGCGTCTTCGGCGTCGACATCGACGCCGTCGGCGGATGGCTGGGATCGTACGGCGGTGAGGACTCGCCGTCGGACATCCAGCGCGGAATGTTCTCGGGTGAGGTAGGCACACCTCGACTGCTGAGACTGTTCCAGAAGTACGACATCCCGGCCACCTGGTTCGTCCCCGGCCACTCGATCGAGACGTTCCCCGACCAGGTCAAGATGATCGTCGAGGCCGGCCACGAGATCGGCGCGCACGGCTACGCGCACGAGAACCCGATCGCGATGACCCCCAAACAAGAGGAGGACGTACTGGCCTACTCGGTCGAACTGATCGAGAAGGTCAGCGGCAAGGCTCCCCGCGGCTACGTGCCGCCATGGTGGGAGATGTCCGACATCACCGCCGCCCTGCTGCTCAAGTACGGCTTCACCTACGATCACGGCCAGGGGTTCCACGACTTCGTGCCCTTCTACGCCCGGGTGGGCGACAAGTGGACCAAGATCGACTACAGCAAGGAAGCCAGCGACTGGATGAAACCGCTGGAGCGTGGCGAGGTGATCGACATCGTCGAGATCGGCGCCAACTGGTACATGGACGACCTGCCGCCGATGATGTTCATCAAGAAGGCGCCGAACAGCGCCGGCTGGGTCAACCCCCGTGACGTCGAGCAGTGGTGGCGCGACCAGTTCGACTGGGTGTACCGCGAGCAGGACTACGGGGTCTTCGCGTTCACCATCCACCCGGACGTCTCGGGCCGGCCGCAGGTCCTGCTCATGCTCGAGCGGCTGATCGAGTACATCAACGGACACGAGGGGACCAGTTGGGTCACCATGGAGGAGTCCGCGGACGACTTCCGCCGCCGTTACCCGTACCCCGGCAGCAATGGCAGCATCTTCATGCCAGGCACCTGA
- a CDS encoding GTP-binding protein, which yields MTVTRLLSPPVASGGAPASSGRHGVTVLSGFLGSGKTTVLRAELVRVGTRAPAVVVNDFGHAPVEESMRAQTRRRPLSLSGGGACCTRQDDLAQALRHLLDEEQRGVTQLFDHVVVETSGLSDPGPIAFTITSDPVLKHHFVLAQVCVTVDALTGPSSINRHDVAPRAADQLLVTKADLATAGEVSRLVERLHQLNPSAGVVVTANGEQLDVLVEGGGDTARTVTPHQTGEHTAAVSTLELVTNGRVDWQAFSIRLSLLLHTHGPNVLRVKGVVDVDDVGPVAVNGVQHVIHPRSTSAGYPLRHADHRDRPRPRPRPPPAFLQRVPRHRRKVT from the coding sequence ATGACGGTCACACGGTTGCTGTCGCCGCCGGTCGCGTCCGGCGGCGCACCGGCGTCCTCGGGCCGGCATGGCGTCACCGTGCTCAGCGGATTCCTGGGGTCAGGTAAGACGACGGTGCTGCGCGCCGAGCTCGTCCGGGTCGGGACACGGGCTCCGGCGGTCGTCGTCAACGACTTCGGTCACGCTCCGGTCGAGGAGTCGATGCGGGCCCAGACCCGGCGACGTCCGCTGTCGCTGTCCGGTGGAGGTGCCTGCTGTACCCGCCAAGACGATCTCGCGCAGGCGCTCCGCCACCTGCTCGACGAGGAGCAGCGCGGTGTCACGCAACTGTTCGACCACGTCGTAGTCGAGACCAGCGGTCTTTCCGATCCCGGTCCCATCGCCTTCACGATCACCAGCGACCCCGTACTGAAGCACCATTTCGTGCTAGCGCAGGTCTGCGTAACCGTCGACGCGCTGACCGGGCCGAGTAGCATCAATCGCCACGACGTGGCGCCGCGCGCGGCCGACCAGCTCCTGGTCACCAAGGCAGACCTCGCCACCGCTGGTGAGGTGTCCCGGCTGGTCGAGCGGCTGCACCAGCTGAACCCTTCGGCGGGAGTCGTCGTCACCGCCAACGGGGAACAGCTCGACGTGCTGGTCGAAGGCGGCGGTGACACGGCGCGTACGGTGACGCCGCACCAGACCGGCGAGCACACGGCCGCCGTATCCACGCTCGAGCTCGTCACCAACGGCCGCGTCGACTGGCAGGCGTTCTCGATCCGGCTCAGCCTACTGCTGCACACCCACGGACCGAACGTACTGCGGGTCAAAGGCGTGGTGGACGTCGATGACGTCGGGCCGGTCGCCGTCAACGGCGTGCAGCACGTCATCCACCCCCGGAGCACCTCCGCCGGGTACCCGCTTCGGCACGCGGATCATCGTGATCGCCCACGACCTCGCCCCCGGCCTCCTCCAGCGTTCCTTCAACGCGTTCCTCGGCATCGGCGGAAGGTGACCTGA
- a CDS encoding asparaginase, which translates to MTSRTRLPRISVFSLGGTIASTNTPGAAGGGVTPQLDAAALAAAVPQLRDVAELETVPFRQTASGDLTFEDIALLAAEIRTRFDASTTGVVVTQGTDSIEETSFALDLLVNGPQPVVVTGAMRNPTLAGADGPANLLAAVQVAGSPQAKGLGGLVVFNDEIHAARFVRKTHTTNPSTFHSMATGALGWVVEGRPRIVLRPTPLPPLPPPNVEKFPRVALLTISLGEDARIVDQLESLGYAGLVVEAFGGGHVPARMVASLTQLASTMPVVLASRTGAGEVLSETYAFPGSERDLLDRGLIRAGFLDGPKSRVALTLLLAEGADSGAVRAYFRDLARG; encoded by the coding sequence ATGACCAGTCGCACTCGCCTCCCCCGAATTTCGGTCTTCTCCCTCGGCGGCACCATCGCCTCGACGAACACGCCAGGCGCCGCCGGTGGCGGCGTGACGCCTCAGCTCGACGCAGCCGCACTAGCGGCCGCGGTTCCCCAGTTGCGTGACGTGGCCGAACTCGAGACAGTGCCGTTCCGGCAGACAGCCTCCGGTGACCTCACCTTCGAGGACATCGCGCTGCTGGCCGCAGAGATACGTACCCGCTTCGACGCGTCGACGACAGGGGTCGTGGTCACCCAGGGAACCGACTCCATCGAGGAGACGTCCTTCGCCCTCGATCTGCTCGTGAACGGCCCCCAGCCCGTCGTCGTGACGGGAGCGATGCGCAACCCCACGCTCGCCGGAGCCGACGGCCCGGCGAACCTTCTCGCCGCGGTGCAGGTGGCAGGCTCTCCGCAAGCGAAAGGACTCGGCGGCCTGGTCGTCTTCAACGACGAGATCCACGCGGCACGGTTCGTCCGAAAGACACACACCACCAACCCGTCGACGTTCCACTCGATGGCCACCGGCGCACTGGGTTGGGTCGTCGAGGGCCGGCCACGCATCGTGCTGCGGCCGACGCCGTTGCCGCCCCTTCCCCCGCCCAACGTCGAAAAGTTCCCACGCGTCGCGCTGCTCACGATAAGTCTCGGCGAGGATGCACGCATCGTCGACCAACTGGAGTCGCTGGGCTACGCAGGGCTGGTCGTCGAAGCGTTCGGCGGTGGGCACGTCCCGGCGCGCATGGTCGCGTCCCTGACCCAGCTGGCGAGCACGATGCCGGTAGTGCTAGCCTCCCGCACCGGCGCCGGCGAGGTACTCAGCGAGACCTATGCGTTCCCCGGTTCCGAACGCGACCTCCTCGACCGAGGACTCATCCGCGCCGGGTTCCTGGACGGCCCGAAGTCGCGCGTCGCGCTCACGCTCCTTCTCGCGGAGGGCGCCGACTCCGGCGCCGTCCGCGCGTACTTCCGTGACCTAGCACGGGGGTAG
- a CDS encoding isochorismatase family protein, whose product MSDLLGDYAASGFRGRLGCGRSPAVLVVDVVQAYLVDGSPLRAPVEDAVAAAARLVEAGRDAGVPVLFTRVSYRPGGVDGGLFWRKIPALRVFEEGKPLGAPAAGLQPRADELVVTKQYASAFFGTSLTASLTAAGIDTLLVCGLTTSGCIRATATDAIQCGFRPLVVADACGDRDPRLHEANLLDLDAKYADVIPSTEALELVHRCAPGVS is encoded by the coding sequence GTGAGCGACCTGCTCGGCGACTACGCCGCGTCCGGGTTCCGCGGCCGGCTGGGTTGTGGTCGCAGTCCCGCGGTGCTCGTCGTCGACGTCGTGCAGGCGTACCTCGTCGACGGGTCGCCGTTGCGCGCACCGGTCGAGGACGCCGTGGCCGCCGCCGCCAGGCTCGTCGAGGCAGGGCGTGACGCGGGAGTCCCCGTGCTGTTCACCCGGGTGAGCTACCGGCCCGGTGGTGTCGACGGTGGGCTCTTCTGGCGGAAGATCCCGGCGTTGCGGGTGTTCGAGGAGGGCAAGCCGCTCGGTGCGCCGGCGGCTGGTCTGCAGCCGCGAGCGGACGAGCTGGTCGTCACCAAGCAGTACGCGAGCGCGTTCTTCGGCACCAGCCTGACCGCCAGCCTGACCGCGGCCGGGATCGACACGCTGCTGGTCTGCGGCCTCACTACGAGCGGCTGCATCAGGGCCACGGCCACCGACGCGATACAGTGCGGATTCCGCCCGCTCGTCGTCGCCGACGCCTGCGGCGACCGCGACCCGCGGCTGCACGAGGCGAACCTGCTGGACCTGGACGCAAAGTACGCCGACGTCATCCCGTCGACCGAGGCGCTCGAGCTGGTGCACCGATGCGCGCCAGGTGTCAGCTGA
- a CDS encoding hydantoinase B/oxoprolinase family protein has protein sequence MATVTQTNTATIGRVDIDPITIDIVEGALRNARYEMDEVLFRTALSPGIREQHDEFPLIADPEGKMVVGQFGLSVPDFLDNYPGTIGEGDVLLTSDPYACGAAISHANDWLLVVPIYYEGRIVGWSSMFGHMSDVGGKTPCSMPSDSRTIFEEGVVIPPFKLYDGGKLNEDALAIVLNQVRMPDWNRADLNGLVAACNMAARRVTELCDRFGVEAYVSALDALLDRNYQAMKALLAALFVDGETIEFTDYICDDGCGYGPYELTVSLTRHGEKVHLDFSHAAPQAVGPVNYFLNENLVRMFFGIYVITVADPQILWNDGFYPLIDVTIPEDSFWKPRYPAALNARNHGIGRVFDLFGGLLGQTNPAILNAAGFSSSPHFMYSGQYTSGSRSGEWFLLYSIGFGGIPGRPMGDGPDGHSLWPSFVNIPCEYLESYYPLRVELWETVADSGGAGLHRGGNGVDVAYRFEQPGTIAIHDDRWLTYPWGVNGGKPAARGRKWIQRASGEVEVLPSKCHDVPVYPDDVLHFVTWGGGGWGDPLARDPELVGLEVLRRLVTVDGARNSYGVVCDERGTVDAGATQRLRAELGEERGDLPLFDKGPALSEILARCEEETGLPAPKPPIAAWTVAKA, from the coding sequence ATGGCGACCGTCACGCAGACGAACACAGCAACCATCGGCCGGGTCGACATCGACCCGATCACCATCGACATCGTCGAGGGCGCGCTGCGCAACGCGCGGTACGAGATGGACGAGGTGCTCTTCCGTACTGCGCTCTCACCCGGTATCCGCGAGCAGCACGACGAGTTCCCGCTCATCGCGGACCCGGAAGGGAAGATGGTCGTCGGCCAGTTCGGGCTGTCCGTTCCCGACTTCCTGGACAACTACCCCGGCACGATCGGCGAGGGCGACGTGCTGCTGACGTCGGACCCCTACGCGTGCGGTGCGGCCATCAGCCACGCCAACGACTGGCTGCTCGTCGTGCCGATCTACTACGAGGGCCGGATCGTCGGCTGGTCGTCGATGTTTGGGCACATGTCCGACGTCGGCGGCAAGACACCGTGCTCGATGCCCTCGGACTCGCGCACCATCTTCGAAGAGGGTGTCGTCATCCCGCCGTTCAAGCTGTACGACGGCGGCAAGCTGAACGAGGACGCCCTGGCCATCGTGCTCAACCAGGTGCGCATGCCCGACTGGAACCGCGCGGACCTGAATGGTCTCGTCGCGGCGTGCAACATGGCCGCCAGGCGGGTCACCGAGCTGTGCGACAGGTTCGGCGTCGAGGCGTACGTCTCCGCGCTCGACGCGCTGCTCGACAGGAACTACCAGGCGATGAAGGCACTGCTCGCCGCGTTGTTCGTCGACGGCGAGACGATCGAGTTCACCGACTACATCTGCGACGACGGCTGTGGGTACGGCCCGTACGAGCTGACCGTGTCGCTCACCAGGCACGGCGAGAAGGTGCACCTGGACTTCAGCCATGCCGCGCCGCAGGCGGTCGGGCCGGTGAACTACTTCCTGAACGAGAACCTGGTCAGGATGTTCTTCGGCATCTACGTGATCACGGTCGCCGACCCGCAGATCCTCTGGAACGACGGCTTCTACCCGTTGATCGACGTGACCATCCCCGAGGACTCGTTCTGGAAGCCCAGGTACCCCGCGGCGCTCAACGCGAGGAACCACGGCATCGGCAGGGTCTTCGACCTGTTCGGCGGCCTGCTCGGTCAGACGAACCCGGCGATCCTGAACGCCGCCGGCTTCTCGTCGTCGCCGCACTTCATGTACTCCGGGCAGTACACCTCGGGGTCGCGGAGCGGAGAGTGGTTCCTGCTGTACTCCATCGGGTTCGGCGGGATCCCCGGCCGGCCGATGGGTGACGGGCCGGACGGACATTCGCTCTGGCCGTCGTTCGTCAACATCCCGTGCGAGTACCTCGAATCGTACTACCCGCTGCGGGTCGAACTGTGGGAGACGGTCGCCGACTCCGGGGGAGCGGGCCTGCACCGCGGCGGCAACGGCGTGGACGTCGCGTACCGGTTCGAGCAGCCGGGTACGATCGCGATCCACGACGACCGCTGGCTGACGTACCCGTGGGGCGTGAACGGCGGCAAACCGGCTGCGCGTGGCCGCAAGTGGATCCAGCGGGCGTCCGGCGAGGTCGAGGTGCTGCCTAGCAAGTGCCACGACGTCCCGGTGTACCCCGACGACGTCCTGCATTTCGTCACCTGGGGCGGCGGTGGCTGGGGTGACCCGCTGGCCCGTGATCCCGAGCTTGTCGGCCTCGAGGTGCTGCGGCGGCTCGTCACGGTCGACGGTGCGCGGAATAGCTACGGCGTCGTCTGCGACGAGCGCGGCACCGTCGACGCCGGGGCGACGCAGCGGCTGCGGGCCGAACTAGGCGAGGAGCGCGGTGACCTGCCGCTGTTCGACAAGGGACCAGCATTGTCGGAGATCCTGGCCCGGTGCGAGGAGGAGACGGGACTACCCGCGCCGAAGCCACCTATCGCCGCCTGGACGGTGGCGAAGGCGTGA